One genomic region from Ralstonia pseudosolanacearum encodes:
- a CDS encoding amino acid ABC transporter permease has protein sequence MSVPIPGLFQPLPPRYLGWMLEGFGTTLLVSAASIAGGLAIGLLLTALRAGGRPWLAMPARGLVAFVRKTPLLVQLFFWYFGAAQWLGEDAMGALTGLSGIALAGWRLPAPSFEFLAAAFGIALYAGAFFSEELRAGIRAVPPGQLNAALSLGFTPRAAFMRIVLPQALRVAALPLLGQCANTLKNTSLAMGIGLAELSYSARQVETDTLLAFPAFAVATMLYAAAILLLQWAVPLLLRRRSRGAAAPALAAGAPA, from the coding sequence GTGAGCGTGCCGATCCCGGGCCTCTTCCAGCCGCTGCCGCCGCGCTATCTCGGCTGGATGCTGGAGGGCTTCGGCACGACGCTGCTGGTGTCGGCAGCGTCCATTGCCGGCGGGCTGGCGATCGGCCTGCTGCTGACGGCGCTGCGGGCCGGTGGGCGGCCCTGGCTGGCGATGCCGGCACGCGGGCTGGTGGCCTTTGTGCGCAAGACGCCGCTGCTGGTGCAGCTGTTCTTCTGGTACTTCGGCGCGGCGCAATGGCTCGGCGAAGACGCGATGGGCGCCCTGACCGGCCTGAGCGGCATAGCCCTGGCCGGGTGGCGGCTGCCGGCGCCGTCGTTCGAGTTCCTGGCAGCGGCGTTCGGTATCGCGCTGTATGCGGGCGCGTTCTTTTCCGAAGAGCTGCGCGCCGGCATCCGCGCTGTTCCGCCCGGCCAGTTGAATGCGGCGCTGTCGCTCGGGTTCACGCCGCGCGCGGCGTTCATGCGCATCGTGCTGCCGCAGGCGCTGCGTGTCGCCGCGCTGCCGCTGCTGGGGCAATGCGCCAATACCCTCAAGAACACCTCGCTGGCCATGGGTATCGGGCTGGCGGAGCTGTCGTACAGCGCTCGGCAGGTGGAGACCGACACGCTGCTCGCCTTCCCTGCCTTTGCCGTGGCGACGATGCTGTATGCCGCCGCGATCCTGTTGCTGCAGTGGGCCGTGCCGCTGCTGCTGCGGCGGCGTAGCCGGGGCGCGGCTGCGCCGGCCCTCGCGGCGGGAGCGCCCGCATGA
- a CDS encoding IS5 family transposase produces MKQADLGLNLSTKRTRKREFLEEMARVVPWADLVMLIAPYAPEGKRGRPPFAVETMLRIHFLQQWFGLSDPAMEEALHDVPLYREFAGLDNWTTRLPDESTILRFRHLLEKHKLAAEMLALVNEMLRGKGLMLKAGTVVDATLISAPSSTKNASGERDPEMHQSKKGNQWYFGMKAHIGVDAESGLVHTVRGTAGNVNDVVEANSLLHGEETDAFGDAGYQGAHKRPDARAGVRWHVAMKPGKRRALSKDRPLDGLIDQIEHAKASIRAKVEHPFRVIKRQFGYAKVRYRGLRKNTAQLMTLFALSNLWMVRGKLHGATA; encoded by the coding sequence ATGAAACAAGCCGACCTTGGACTGAACTTGTCGACCAAACGCACGCGCAAGCGTGAGTTTCTGGAAGAGATGGCCCGTGTGGTGCCATGGGCCGATCTGGTGATGCTGATCGCGCCCTACGCGCCCGAAGGCAAGCGCGGTCGGCCGCCGTTTGCCGTGGAGACGATGCTGCGCATCCACTTTCTGCAACAGTGGTTCGGCCTGTCTGACCCGGCGATGGAAGAGGCGCTGCACGACGTGCCGCTGTACCGCGAGTTTGCGGGGCTGGACAACTGGACCACGCGGCTGCCCGACGAGAGCACGATTCTGCGCTTCCGTCATCTGCTGGAGAAGCACAAGCTGGCGGCCGAGATGCTGGCGCTGGTCAACGAGATGCTGCGCGGCAAGGGGCTGATGCTCAAGGCCGGCACGGTGGTGGATGCCACGCTGATCAGCGCACCGAGCTCGACCAAGAATGCATCGGGCGAACGCGATCCAGAGATGCATCAGAGCAAGAAAGGCAACCAGTGGTACTTCGGCATGAAGGCGCATATCGGTGTGGACGCCGAATCTGGGCTGGTGCACACAGTGCGGGGCACGGCGGGCAACGTGAACGACGTGGTCGAAGCCAACAGCCTGTTGCACGGTGAGGAAACCGATGCCTTTGGCGACGCGGGCTATCAGGGGGCACACAAGCGCCCGGATGCCAGGGCTGGCGTGAGGTGGCATGTGGCAATGAAGCCCGGCAAGCGCCGGGCGTTGAGCAAGGACCGCCCGCTGGACGGGTTGATTGACCAAATCGAGCACGCCAAGGCCAGCATCCGGGCCAAGGTCGAGCATCCGTTCCGGGTGATCAAGAGGCAGTTCGGTTACGCCAAGGTCCGCTACCGGGGGTTGAGGAAGAACACCGCGCAGCTCATGACCTTGTTCGCGCTTTCCAATCTGTGGATGGTGCGCGGCAAGTTGCATGGAGCGACCGCATGA
- a CDS encoding amino acid ABC transporter permease, which translates to MTAEALLRHLRYLLVGPFPDGPLSGAALTLWMALLACAASTAAGIAFALLLDRLDNFDTRAAAGIASVLRGMLATLRAVPALMVMFWAYFLIPMALGVAVPETTTVVAALAAVGAAYIAQSLQAGLRAVGAGQRHAALALGMSPGQALLAVVLPQAWRIMLPSIANQWVSTVKDTSLAYIVGVVELSTAASQVNSRIVAYPAAVFGTVALLYFVLCSGVEMLPGWLPRAGSGAPAPSRSGHARVGA; encoded by the coding sequence ATGACGGCCGAGGCACTGCTGCGCCATCTGCGCTACCTGCTGGTCGGCCCGTTTCCGGACGGGCCGCTGAGCGGTGCCGCGCTGACGCTGTGGATGGCGTTGCTGGCCTGCGCGGCGTCCACCGCGGCGGGCATCGCGTTCGCCCTGCTGCTCGACCGGCTCGATAACTTCGACACGCGCGCCGCCGCCGGCATCGCAAGCGTCCTGCGCGGCATGCTCGCCACGCTGCGCGCGGTGCCGGCGCTGATGGTGATGTTCTGGGCCTACTTCCTGATCCCGATGGCGCTGGGCGTGGCCGTGCCGGAAACCACCACCGTGGTGGCCGCGCTGGCCGCGGTGGGCGCGGCCTACATCGCGCAGAGCCTGCAAGCCGGCCTGCGCGCCGTCGGCGCGGGGCAGCGCCATGCCGCGCTCGCGCTGGGCATGTCGCCCGGCCAGGCACTGCTGGCGGTGGTGCTGCCGCAGGCGTGGCGGATCATGCTGCCGTCGATCGCCAACCAGTGGGTGTCGACGGTCAAGGACACCTCGCTGGCCTACATCGTGGGCGTGGTGGAACTGTCGACGGCGGCCAGCCAGGTCAACAGCCGCATCGTCGCCTATCCGGCGGCAGTCTTCGGCACCGTGGCGCTGCTCTACTTCGTGCTGTGCAGCGGGGTCGAGATGCTGCCTGGATGGCTGCCGCGCGCGGGGAGTGGCGCGCCCGCCCCCAGTCGATCTGGTCATGCTCGCGTAGGCGCTTGA
- a CDS encoding LysR family transcriptional regulator, producing MLSKRLDLNLLGVFQAIYQTRNVTLAARHHNITQPAMSNALARLREVFADPLFVPGPYGMRPTPYAQQLAAPIERALREVEQALAMSKGFDPASSDREFRMHLTDFAQVAFLPALLERLRAQAPRVTIRVEALAEEAIRPALDEGRLDFAFGRMSKAAGHGVGRHALFKDRYAVLMRAGHPLAGQTLSRKDFVASEQVLVCTSGHQAVEDMLVKMGARIALRLPSFLVVSRIVETSDLMVVLPTRLAEQCAATGLFRMAALPVAMPAFDVSLFWSESRSADPAHAWMRELLQHLFGQRDAAAPA from the coding sequence ATGCTCTCGAAGCGGCTGGATCTCAACCTGCTCGGCGTGTTCCAGGCGATCTACCAGACCCGCAACGTCACGCTGGCCGCCAGGCATCACAACATCACCCAGCCGGCCATGAGCAATGCGCTGGCGCGCCTGCGCGAGGTGTTCGCCGACCCGCTGTTCGTGCCGGGCCCCTACGGCATGCGCCCGACGCCCTATGCGCAGCAGCTGGCCGCGCCGATCGAGCGCGCGCTGCGCGAGGTGGAGCAGGCGCTGGCCATGAGCAAGGGCTTCGACCCGGCCAGCAGCGACCGCGAATTCCGCATGCATCTGACCGACTTCGCCCAGGTTGCGTTTCTGCCGGCGCTGCTGGAGCGCCTGCGCGCGCAGGCGCCCCGGGTGACGATCCGGGTCGAGGCGCTGGCCGAAGAGGCCATCCGCCCCGCGCTGGACGAGGGGCGCCTCGACTTCGCCTTCGGCCGGATGTCGAAGGCGGCCGGTCACGGGGTGGGCCGCCACGCGCTGTTCAAGGACCGCTACGCGGTGCTGATGCGCGCCGGCCACCCGCTGGCCGGCCAAACCCTGTCGCGCAAGGATTTCGTGGCCTCCGAGCAGGTGCTGGTCTGCACCAGCGGCCACCAGGCCGTCGAAGACATGCTGGTCAAGATGGGCGCGCGCATTGCGCTGCGCCTGCCCAGCTTCCTGGTGGTCTCGCGCATCGTGGAGACCTCCGATCTCATGGTCGTCCTCCCCACTCGCCTGGCGGAGCAGTGCGCGGCAACCGGCCTGTTCCGCATGGCGGCGCTGCCGGTCGCCATGCCGGCGTTCGACGTCAGCCTGTTCTGGAGCGAAAGCCGCAGCGCGGATCCGGCCCACGCCTGGATGCGCGAGCTGCTCCAGCACTTGTTCGGACAGCGCGACGCGGCCGCACCGGCCTGA
- a CDS encoding aromatic ring-hydroxylating dioxygenase subunit alpha, with amino-acid sequence MFLKNAWYVACTPDEIADKPLGRRICGERMVFYRGQEGKVAALEDFCPHRGAPLSLGFVRDGHLVCGYHGLTMKADGKCASMPGQRVGGFPCIRQFPVVERYGFIWVWPGDPEQADPALIHHLEWAESEAWAYGGGLYHIQCDYRLMIDNLMDLTHETYVHATSIGQPEIEEAAPQTKAEGDTVVTSRFMENIMPPPFWATALRGAGLADDVPCDRWQICRFTPPSHVLIEVGVAHAGKGGYHAAPEHRVGSIVVDFITPETETSIWYFWGMARNFRVDDAALTDTIRQGQGKIFGEDLDMLESQQRNLLAYPERNLLKLNIDAGGVQSRRVLERLLEREQQ; translated from the coding sequence ATGTTCCTCAAGAACGCCTGGTACGTAGCCTGCACCCCCGACGAGATCGCCGACAAGCCGCTGGGCCGCCGCATCTGCGGCGAGCGCATGGTGTTCTACCGCGGCCAGGAGGGCAAGGTGGCCGCGCTGGAAGACTTCTGCCCGCACCGCGGCGCGCCGCTGTCGCTCGGCTTTGTGCGCGACGGCCACCTCGTGTGCGGCTACCACGGCCTGACCATGAAGGCGGACGGCAAGTGCGCCAGCATGCCGGGCCAGCGGGTGGGCGGCTTTCCGTGCATCCGGCAGTTTCCGGTGGTGGAGCGCTACGGCTTCATCTGGGTCTGGCCGGGCGATCCGGAGCAGGCCGATCCCGCCCTGATCCATCACCTGGAATGGGCCGAGAGCGAGGCGTGGGCATACGGCGGCGGCCTGTACCACATCCAGTGCGACTACCGGCTGATGATCGACAACCTGATGGATCTCACGCACGAAACCTACGTGCATGCCACCAGCATCGGCCAGCCGGAGATCGAAGAGGCGGCGCCGCAGACCAAGGCGGAGGGCGACACCGTCGTCACCAGCCGCTTCATGGAGAACATCATGCCGCCGCCGTTCTGGGCCACCGCGCTGCGCGGCGCCGGCCTGGCGGACGACGTGCCGTGCGACCGTTGGCAGATCTGCCGCTTTACGCCGCCCAGCCACGTGCTGATCGAGGTGGGCGTGGCCCACGCGGGCAAGGGTGGCTACCATGCCGCGCCCGAGCACCGGGTCGGCAGCATCGTGGTCGACTTCATCACCCCGGAGACCGAGACCTCGATCTGGTATTTCTGGGGCATGGCGCGCAACTTCCGGGTGGACGACGCGGCGCTGACCGACACCATCCGCCAGGGCCAGGGCAAGATCTTCGGTGAAGACCTCGACATGCTCGAATCGCAGCAGCGCAACCTGCTGGCGTATCCCGAGCGCAATCTGCTCAAGCTCAACATCGATGCCGGCGGCGTGCAGTCGCGCCGCGTGCTGGAGCGGCTGCTCGAGCGCGAGCAGCAGTAA
- a CDS encoding sensor histidine kinase: MYALLPAFVSSLFLFYGIHVLMTRGRTRAGLAFFGLTVLTCLWQGLWAFLFEAPDVATARVLARLGWVAILPLPTVLYHFVIEVAERPDDHRWLIASYALAAVLVVLLLGSDLVIDGVRRFSFGFYPKAGPLEAVHIAQTTALVLRSLRLLHAGQRRAAAEKRRRLQLCLCGVALYALSAADYAVNYGLAPYPPGVVFIAGSPVILAFAILKLDLMRPYALAATVAHEVRTPLATIRLQAAEIARAWPDLLHGYRLAVDHGLCAPPAHPAMLERLPGLAGAIATEVASAHSVIDMALASVTLERLDRRTFAPHSLHACVDMALARYPFQYGECEHVRVQAFSADWHFVGSDTLLMHVLFNLLKNALYAIRIARKGHIEISAWPDGNSYVLAVRDSAMGIPPSVQRRIFDPFFSTKLADQGTGVGLTFCRRVVEAFGGHIQCESVVDEYTLFTLRLPRQATV, from the coding sequence ATGTACGCCCTGCTCCCCGCGTTCGTCTCGTCGCTGTTCCTGTTCTACGGCATCCACGTGCTCATGACGCGCGGACGGACGCGCGCCGGCCTGGCGTTCTTCGGCCTGACGGTGCTGACCTGCCTGTGGCAGGGCTTGTGGGCGTTCCTGTTCGAAGCCCCCGACGTCGCCACCGCGCGGGTGCTGGCCAGGCTGGGCTGGGTGGCGATCCTGCCGCTGCCGACCGTGCTGTATCACTTCGTGATCGAGGTGGCGGAACGCCCCGACGACCATCGCTGGCTGATCGCCTCCTATGCGCTGGCTGCCGTGCTGGTCGTGCTGCTGCTCGGCAGCGACCTGGTGATCGACGGCGTCAGGCGGTTCAGCTTCGGCTTCTATCCCAAGGCGGGGCCGCTGGAGGCCGTGCATATCGCCCAAACGACGGCGCTGGTGCTGCGCAGCCTCCGGCTGCTCCATGCCGGACAGCGGCGCGCCGCCGCGGAGAAGCGCCGGCGCCTGCAGCTCTGCCTGTGCGGCGTGGCGCTCTACGCCCTGTCGGCGGCGGACTACGCGGTGAACTACGGCCTGGCGCCCTACCCGCCCGGTGTCGTCTTCATCGCCGGCAGCCCGGTCATCCTGGCCTTCGCCATCCTCAAGCTCGATCTGATGCGGCCCTACGCGCTGGCGGCGACGGTCGCGCACGAGGTCCGCACGCCGCTGGCGACGATCCGCCTGCAGGCCGCCGAGATCGCCCGCGCGTGGCCCGACCTGCTGCACGGCTACCGCCTCGCCGTCGACCACGGGCTGTGCGCGCCGCCGGCGCATCCGGCCATGCTGGAGCGCCTGCCCGGGCTGGCCGGGGCGATCGCCACGGAGGTGGCCTCCGCGCACAGCGTGATCGACATGGCGCTGGCCTCGGTCACGCTGGAGCGACTGGACCGGCGGACCTTCGCCCCCCACTCGCTGCACGCTTGCGTGGACATGGCCCTCGCCCGCTATCCGTTCCAGTACGGCGAGTGCGAGCACGTGCGGGTGCAGGCGTTCAGCGCCGACTGGCACTTCGTCGGCTCCGATACGCTGCTGATGCATGTGCTGTTCAATCTCTTGAAGAACGCGCTCTACGCCATCCGGATCGCCCGCAAGGGCCACATCGAGATTTCCGCCTGGCCGGACGGCAACAGCTACGTGCTGGCCGTCCGCGACAGCGCCATGGGCATCCCGCCCAGCGTGCAGCGCCGCATCTTCGACCCGTTCTTCTCCACCAAGCTGGCCGACCAGGGGACGGGCGTGGGCCTGACCTTCTGCCGCCGCGTGGTGGAGGCCTTCGGCGGGCACATCCAGTGCGAATCGGTGGTGGACGAGTACACGCTGTTCACCCTGCGCCTGCCCCGCCAGGCCACCGTCTGA
- a CDS encoding p-hydroxycinnamoyl CoA hydratase/lyase: MATYEGRWNTVKVDVEDGIAWVTLNRPDKRNAMSPTLNREMIDVLETLELDGDAQVLVLTGAGESWSAGMDLKEYFRETDGQPEIMQERIRRDCSQWQWKLLRFYSKPTIAMVNGWCFGGAFSPLVACDLAIAADDAVFGLSEINWGIPPGNLVSKAVADTMGHRAALHYIMTGETFTGREAAEMGLVNRSVPREHLREAVTELAGKLLAKNPVVLRYAKHGFKRCRELSWEQNEDYLYAKVDQSNHRDPEKGRQHGLKQFLDDKTIKPGLQTYKRA; this comes from the coding sequence ATGGCTACATACGAAGGTCGCTGGAACACCGTCAAGGTGGATGTCGAAGACGGGATTGCCTGGGTGACTCTCAACCGCCCGGACAAGCGCAACGCGATGAGTCCGACCCTCAACCGCGAGATGATCGACGTGTTGGAGACGCTCGAGCTCGACGGCGATGCGCAGGTGCTGGTGCTGACCGGCGCGGGCGAATCCTGGTCGGCAGGCATGGACCTGAAGGAGTACTTCCGCGAGACCGACGGCCAGCCCGAGATCATGCAGGAGCGCATCCGCCGCGATTGCTCGCAGTGGCAGTGGAAGCTGCTGCGCTTCTACTCCAAGCCGACCATCGCCATGGTCAACGGCTGGTGCTTCGGCGGCGCGTTCTCGCCGCTGGTGGCCTGCGATCTGGCGATTGCGGCGGACGATGCCGTGTTCGGCCTGTCCGAGATCAACTGGGGCATCCCGCCGGGCAACCTGGTGAGCAAGGCCGTGGCCGACACCATGGGCCATCGCGCCGCGCTGCACTACATCATGACGGGCGAGACCTTCACCGGCCGCGAAGCCGCCGAGATGGGGCTCGTCAACCGGAGCGTGCCGCGTGAGCACCTGCGCGAGGCCGTGACCGAGCTGGCCGGCAAGCTGCTCGCCAAGAACCCGGTGGTGCTGCGCTATGCCAAGCACGGCTTCAAGCGCTGCCGCGAGCTGTCGTGGGAGCAGAACGAGGACTACCTGTACGCCAAGGTGGACCAGTCCAACCATCGCGATCCGGAGAAGGGGCGCCAGCACGGCCTGAAGCAGTTTCTTGACGACAAGACCATCAAGCCGGGCCTGCAGACCTACAAGCGCGCCTGA
- a CDS encoding PDR/VanB family oxidoreductase, whose amino-acid sequence MQVILRDKADAAQDIAMFELAAPDGGALPPFTAGAHIDVRVAGFVRQYSLCNSPAETHRYRIGVLRDAQSRGGSVAMHALTVGATLEISAPKNHFALVPGARHSILLAGGIGVTPLLAMAEQLAAEGASFALHYAARAPERMAFRDRLAAAHLAPHARCYFDNAPAGERLDLAAVLSRPEEGTHLYACGPAGFIEAALAQARALGWPEANLHREYFGAAPQPPAEETEGAGTFRIRLAQRGETVEVGAGETAIVALRRCGVDWPTSCEQGVCGTCLTRVLEGEPVHQDQYLTDEERASGCFLPCVSRAKGLLVLDM is encoded by the coding sequence ATGCAGGTCATTCTTCGCGACAAGGCCGACGCCGCCCAGGACATTGCGATGTTCGAGCTGGCCGCGCCCGACGGCGGCGCGCTGCCGCCGTTCACGGCCGGCGCGCACATCGATGTGCGGGTGGCGGGCTTCGTGCGGCAGTACTCGCTGTGCAACAGCCCGGCGGAAACGCACCGCTACCGGATCGGCGTGCTGCGCGATGCGCAGTCGCGCGGCGGCTCGGTGGCGATGCATGCGCTGACCGTGGGCGCCACGCTGGAGATCAGCGCGCCGAAGAACCATTTTGCGCTGGTGCCCGGGGCGCGGCATTCGATCCTGCTCGCCGGGGGGATCGGCGTGACGCCGCTGCTGGCCATGGCCGAGCAACTGGCGGCCGAGGGCGCATCGTTCGCGCTGCACTACGCGGCGCGCGCACCGGAGCGCATGGCGTTCCGCGACCGGCTGGCGGCGGCGCACCTGGCGCCGCATGCGCGCTGCTACTTCGACAATGCGCCGGCGGGCGAGCGGCTCGACCTGGCGGCCGTGCTGTCGCGGCCGGAGGAAGGTACGCATCTGTACGCGTGCGGCCCCGCCGGCTTCATCGAGGCCGCGCTGGCGCAGGCGCGCGCGCTGGGCTGGCCGGAGGCCAACCTGCACCGCGAGTATTTCGGCGCGGCGCCGCAGCCGCCGGCCGAGGAAACCGAGGGCGCCGGCACCTTCCGCATCCGGCTCGCGCAGCGCGGCGAGACGGTCGAGGTGGGCGCTGGCGAAACGGCGATCGTCGCGCTGCGCCGCTGCGGCGTCGACTGGCCGACTTCGTGCGAGCAAGGGGTGTGCGGGACATGCCTGACCCGCGTGCTGGAAGGCGAACCCGTGCACCAGGACCAATACCTGACGGACGAAGAGCGCGCCTCGGGGTGCTTCCTGCCCTGCGTGTCGCGGGCCAAGGGCCTGCTGGTGTTGGACATGTAG
- a CDS encoding ABC transporter substrate-binding protein, with amino-acid sequence MKAGFFSLRGLARASRQAVGAAIGAMLAVAAWHVPAAHADRLDDIRRAGVLRVGVFDANPPFGSADARTGQPVGLDVDYAQAIASKLGVKLELRATNPANRVPLLASGKVDLIAANFTITDERRKQIDFSTPYFASGLQFIARKGVLKQPDDLKRDGIRLGVDKGTTQETTLREGYPNARVIAYDDSPLALNALRSSAIQAFAQDGAKLGALLATLPNRSELEISPFVLTREYMGVGIPKGETQLVATVDRILRELEQDGTAARIYDRWFGPKSAAPLPRDFLIGSAK; translated from the coding sequence ATGAAAGCGGGTTTCTTCTCGTTGCGGGGTCTGGCACGCGCTTCGCGCCAGGCGGTGGGCGCGGCCATCGGTGCGATGCTGGCGGTGGCGGCATGGCATGTCCCGGCCGCCCACGCCGACCGGCTCGACGACATCCGGCGGGCAGGCGTGCTGCGCGTCGGCGTGTTCGATGCCAATCCGCCGTTCGGCTCTGCCGATGCCAGGACGGGCCAGCCGGTCGGCCTGGATGTCGACTATGCCCAGGCAATCGCCAGCAAGCTGGGCGTGAAACTGGAACTGCGCGCCACCAATCCGGCCAACCGCGTGCCGCTGCTCGCCTCCGGCAAGGTGGACCTGATCGCCGCCAACTTCACCATCACCGACGAGCGCAGGAAGCAGATCGACTTCAGCACCCCGTATTTCGCCAGCGGCCTGCAATTCATCGCCAGGAAAGGCGTGCTCAAGCAGCCGGACGACCTGAAGAGAGACGGCATCCGCCTGGGCGTCGACAAGGGCACCACGCAGGAGACCACCCTGCGCGAGGGCTACCCGAACGCCCGCGTGATCGCCTACGACGATTCGCCGCTCGCGCTGAACGCCCTGCGCAGCAGCGCCATCCAGGCCTTCGCGCAGGACGGCGCCAAGCTGGGCGCGCTGCTCGCCACGCTACCCAACCGCAGCGAGCTGGAGATCTCGCCGTTCGTGCTGACGCGCGAGTACATGGGCGTGGGCATCCCCAAGGGCGAGACGCAGTTGGTGGCCACGGTCGACCGGATCCTGCGGGAGCTGGAGCAGGACGGCACCGCCGCCCGCATCTACGACCGCTGGTTCGGCCCCAAGAGCGCGGCGCCCCTGCCGCGCGACTTCCTCATCGGCAGCGCCAAGTGA
- a CDS encoding MarR family winged helix-turn-helix transcriptional regulator, producing MKKPSQPKPRAAGKPTGIAYLIGRLDHVLSRRMRDSLLPLGLTVPQYTTLSFLSTQGQLSNAQLAERSLTSPQSANEMVKMMEGRGWIAREPDPSHGRIINIRLTAEGQALLDRCDIAVAEVEKSMLADMAPAEREQLHQQLRTLVRILSAVTV from the coding sequence ATGAAGAAACCCTCCCAACCGAAGCCGCGCGCGGCGGGCAAGCCCACCGGCATCGCCTACCTGATCGGCCGGCTCGATCACGTGCTGAGCCGGCGGATGCGCGACAGCCTGCTGCCGCTGGGGCTGACCGTGCCGCAATACACCACGCTGTCGTTCCTGAGCACGCAGGGGCAGCTCTCCAACGCCCAGCTGGCCGAGCGCTCGCTGACCTCACCCCAGTCCGCCAACGAGATGGTCAAGATGATGGAAGGACGCGGCTGGATCGCGCGCGAGCCCGACCCCAGCCACGGCCGCATCATCAACATCCGGCTGACCGCGGAAGGCCAGGCGCTGCTCGACCGGTGCGACATCGCCGTGGCCGAGGTGGAGAAATCCATGCTGGCCGACATGGCCCCCGCCGAGCGCGAACAGCTGCATCAGCAGTTGCGCACGCTGGTGCGGATTCTGAGCGCCGTGACGGTCTAA
- a CDS encoding IS4 family transposase produces MALDKIHWTEVEFAHLDLGDTRLNKRARILMQRLAAKPTAGVPQACRGWGETMAAYRFFNNEEVDWRDILAPHWQQTEQRMAAHPVVLCLQDTTELDFNGRGAAGLGALSYEAQRGMYLHPTYAVTPQREPLGVLDAWMWARQPKDAQGKRGDQKESLRWIEGYERVADLAASLPGTRLVYVADREADMMALMQRAQELGTPADWLIRAAHDRALPEGVKLWAATTEGEAVGEIAFTMGSRHGVRAREVRQHVWLRRVELPADQGQRVTATCLVAREFGAPAGTKPIEWRLLTNRAATTLQEAIELIDWYRARWEIEMLFNVLKNGCRVEALQLGAIDRLERALALYLVVAWRIVHLMRMGRSCPDLDAELFFDPDEIRGAYLLSRARQPARPKLNEVLRLIASLGGFLGRKGDGEPGAKAIWLGLKDVHVAAKTLQALRAVGDFASCV; encoded by the coding sequence TTGGCCCTGGACAAGATCCACTGGACGGAAGTCGAATTCGCCCACCTCGACCTTGGCGACACGCGCCTGAACAAGCGAGCGAGGATATTGATGCAACGATTGGCAGCCAAGCCGACGGCCGGTGTGCCGCAAGCCTGCCGGGGCTGGGGCGAAACGATGGCGGCATACCGCTTCTTCAACAACGAAGAGGTCGATTGGCGCGACATCCTTGCCCCACACTGGCAGCAGACCGAGCAGCGCATGGCCGCCCACCCGGTGGTGCTGTGCCTGCAGGACACCACGGAACTGGATTTCAACGGGCGCGGCGCGGCCGGGCTCGGAGCCTTGTCCTACGAGGCGCAGCGCGGCATGTATCTGCACCCGACCTACGCGGTGACGCCGCAGCGTGAGCCGCTGGGCGTGCTCGATGCGTGGATGTGGGCGCGCCAGCCCAAGGATGCACAAGGCAAGCGCGGCGACCAGAAGGAGAGTCTGCGCTGGATCGAGGGCTACGAGCGCGTGGCCGATCTGGCAGCGAGTCTGCCCGGCACGCGGCTGGTGTACGTGGCCGACCGGGAAGCGGACATGATGGCGCTGATGCAGCGCGCGCAGGAACTGGGCACGCCGGCGGACTGGCTGATCCGCGCCGCCCACGACCGCGCGCTGCCCGAAGGCGTCAAGCTGTGGGCGGCCACGACCGAGGGCGAAGCGGTGGGCGAGATCGCCTTCACGATGGGCTCGCGCCATGGCGTGCGCGCACGCGAAGTGCGTCAGCACGTGTGGCTGAGGCGCGTTGAGTTGCCGGCCGATCAAGGCCAGCGCGTCACGGCCACGTGCCTGGTCGCGCGCGAGTTCGGAGCGCCGGCCGGCACCAAGCCGATCGAGTGGCGCCTGCTGACCAACCGCGCGGCCACGACGTTGCAGGAGGCGATCGAGTTGATCGACTGGTATCGGGCGCGCTGGGAAATCGAGATGCTGTTCAACGTGCTCAAGAACGGTTGCCGGGTGGAGGCACTGCAACTGGGGGCGATCGATCGGCTGGAGCGGGCGCTGGCGCTGTATCTGGTGGTGGCTTGGCGCATCGTCCATCTGATGCGCATGGGGCGAAGCTGCCCCGATCTGGATGCCGAATTGTTCTTCGACCCTGACGAGATTCGCGGCGCCTATCTGCTGAGCCGCGCCAGGCAGCCGGCCCGGCCCAAGCTGAATGAAGTGCTGCGCCTGATCGCCAGTCTGGGGGGCTTCCTTGGCCGCAAAGGCGATGGCGAGCCCGGCGCCAAAGCCATCTGGCTCGGACTCAAGGACGTTCATGTCGCGGCCAAAACCTTGCAAGCGCTGCGCGCGGTGGGCGACTTCGCTAGTTGTGTATAA